From a region of the Raphanus sativus cultivar WK10039 unplaced genomic scaffold, ASM80110v3 Scaffold1194, whole genome shotgun sequence genome:
- the LOC130503872 gene encoding zinc finger protein ZAT4-like — MKHCYKDIEDQAEDDEKEQSIGLGDDEEEGDDGANSMDLEGDVEEEEEEEEEEEEEEEEEEEEEEEEEEEEEEEEKNHICSECGKWFKSGKALGGHKRIHVLENQKLSMVRPKMMSGETEVDCCVCHKKFISMKALHGHMRFHPDRGWKGVLSHPLGNSSSSTLSIDDYVGEFTSSDYDDDDDDDDDGYDNIDAKDQTDESNLKDNIDAKDLLLLATTAEAVNLDVAESFDSPSVEEMMMNKKKRRLSEIKKVSSSSSTHDHHQLGDVVAAAAAEEGGGGGAREKHVCVTCYKSFTSYQALGGHRASHNKVKILENHQARANSDALLLGTQAMITGLPSAQALNTSLSSSNNGDHVCDICHKSFPTGQALGGHKRRHWTGPVSSEAATSASTAPAAGSSSQVTEAVQEVNKFEFDLNELPPNEE; from the coding sequence ATGAAACACTGTTACAAAGACATAGAAGATCAAGCTGAAGACGATGAGAAAGAACAAAGTATCGGTCTCggggatgatgaagaagaaggagatgatgGAGCTAACAGTATGGATCTAGAAGGAgatgtggaagaagaagaagaagaagaagaagaagaagaagaagaagaagaagaagaagaagaagaagaagaagaagaagaagaagaagaagaagaagaagagaagaatcaTATATGTTCTGAATGTGGTAAATGGTTTAAGTCTGGTAAGGCTTTAGGAGGTCATAAAAGGATTCATGTACTCGAAAATCAGAAACTCTCAATGGTGAGGCCAAAGATGATGTCTGGTGAAACCGAAGTTGATTGTTGTGTTTGCCATAAGAAGTTTATATCAATGAAGGCTTTACATGGACACATGAGGTTTCATCCAGACAGGGGATGGAAAGGAGTTTTGTCTCATCCACTAGGTAATTCATCATCTTCTACACTCTCTATTGATGATTATGTAGGTGAGTTTACAAGCTcggattatgatgatgatgatgatgatgatgatgatggttatGATAACATTGATGCAAAGGATCAGACTGACGAATCAAATTTGAAGGATAATATTGATGCAAAGGATCTATTGCTCTTAGCTACTACTGCGGAAGCTGTTAATCTAGATGTTGCAGAGAGTTTTGATTCACCTTCTGTcgaagagatgatgatgaataagaagaagagaagattaTCTGAGATAAAGaaagtatcatcatcatcatctactcATGATCACCATCAGCTTGGGgatgttgttgctgctgctgcagctgaggaaggtggtggtggtggtgcacGTGAGAAGCACGTGTGTGTGACTTGCTACAAGTCGTTTACTTCTTATCAAGCTTTAGGAGGTCATAGAGCAAGTCACAACAAGGTCAAAATTTTAGAGAATCACCAAGCTAGGGCAAACAGTGATGCTCTATTACTTGGTACCCAAGCAATGATAACCGGTTTACCTAGTGCTCAAGCATTAAACACATCTTTAAGCAGTAGTAATAATGGAGATCATGTTTGCGACATTTGTCATAAAAGTTTCCCAACGGGTCAAGCTCTTGGAGGTCATAAGAGACGCCATTGGACTGGACCAGTTTCTAGTGAAGCTGCAACCTCTGCTTCAACCGCCCCAGCAGCAGGTTCTTCTAGTCAAGTAACAGAGGCAGTGCAAGAGGTAAATAAATTTGAGTTTGACTTGAATGAGTTGCCACCTAACGAAGAATAA
- the LOC130494759 gene encoding uncharacterized protein LOC130494759 isoform X1 — MFLSTENPPNDPLSSSPSTSSLLHLTTSSSSDELGQTHLQNFSIRDYAYSNRKNKIKNNWPFSPKSLKLCSAHGLTDPLPPFETTASSSSGKQIVSHVHRGSDFAKLGVKGGCSQSRIIIKNGFDRSASVSKSKVETIVVAGTSNNNNKNNKKCGRGGLMVKSKEDTCGGGGGGLVMTTTTCPICKTFSSASNTTLNAHIDQCLSADSELPPVITTKPNKPRVEQCLSVAPPVSSTKPNKPRAKALMKVKTMDDIYATAKGCTLEDLDKRNGTKWASVLSHTNQVVADKSEVSTKKRKASPVGVGPVYIDDKGQKLRILTEFREKKTSSTTTQLREQYNEDGSKESSRSSRKARGGKKQYKYLKLTNLKASSTSEQINECQRVFSGEGSSTSHHRRIYNRRMLSKQKKLNEKEHKLYTLWDQPSEEDDDDDDDSWSGGERLVLRGTDSSPLDKQKLRREVSGRNKTMFGSKGAQSHSSRVQMSEKEEKSLAGARLENTVQFKKRLASIEEDKFPPRKNVRELSPRATSMRKSSPPFVTNGWRRLSLPMVELKKARLDSSEEEEEESGKWESEMTQERELSSDDDSPSFSRYDDDDDDDEESSDEEEEDDNNNNNNARANVLDKSNDEEATPSNETIPTSERAMYYYSEQVEEMAYEEEDVRFDSEVRGKGSLFVEVDTIPIPGPPGSFLPSPRDMCIDENLGNSSVITSQFQSFDRNSSESPVSNFASDRLSFSAPSHHETSTIDDKTEPPPRLENNDHESCTCCCYQRKERISEGIALNHQASHLLQRRAEAYSSTAMNLTKSSPTRLDTNHSFEQSPYMIQQELDLQSKFSNRAVVVPPSPNPVLRLMGKDLMVMNQVEEPHKEEASRESLKPTTKFLDPLPWGGTGLYFNTDLYLRNGFESTTHQLPTPKAQQPQDSPFRNSFDHVRRY; from the exons ATGTTCTTATCCACTGAGAACCCACCCAATGACCCACTATCATCTTCTCCTTCTACTTCCAGTTTATTACATCTcaccacttcttcttcttcagacgAGTTAGGTCAAACCCATCTCCAAAACTTCTCCATCAG AGATTACGCATATAGTAACCGGAAGAACAAGATCAAGAACAACTGGCCATTTTCTCCCAAAAGTCTCAAACTTTGTTCAGCTCACGGCTTAACTGATCCCTTGCCACCGTTTGAGACCACGGCTAGTTCATCATCAGGGAAGCAGATCGTATCTCATGTCCATAGAGGAAGTGATTTTGCCAAACTTGGTGTAAAAGGAGGCTGTAGCCAATCAAGGATCATCATCAAGAATGGTTTTGATAGGAGCGCAAGTGTTTCAAAGTCTAAAGTAGAGACGATAGTAGTAGCTGGTAcgagtaataataataacaagaaCAATAAAAAGTGTGGACGAGGTGGATTAATGGTGAAGTCCAAAGAAGATacttgtggtggtggtggtggtggccttGTGATGACGACGACAACATGTCCTATTTGCAAAACCTTCTCCTCAGCTTCCAACACCACTTTGAATGCTCACATCGATCAGTGTCTGTCTGCTGATTCAGAACTGCCACCTGTTATAACTACTAAGCCAAACAAGCCTAGAGTTGAACAGTGTCTGTCTGTTGCGCCACCGGTTAGTAGTACTAAGCCAAACAAGCCTAGAGCTAAGGCACTGATGAAAGTAAAAACGATGGATGATATTTACGCTACTGCCAAAGGATGCACATTAGAAGATCTTGACAAGAGAAATGGAACAAAGTGGGCGTCAGTTTTGAGTCATACGAATCAAGTTGTTGCTGATAAGTCTGAAGTGTCCACCAAGAAGCGGAAAGCTTCGCCTGTGGGCGTTGGTCCTGTTTATATTGATGACAAGGGACAGAAACTGCGGATTTTAACTGAGTTCAGGGAGAAGAAGACTTCTTCTACTACTACTCAGCTGAGAGAGCAGTATAACGAGGATGGTAGTAAAGAAAGCAGTAGAAGCTCAAGGAAGGCACGTGGAGGAAAGAAACAGTACAAGTATCTTAAACTAACAAATCTCAAAGCCAGCAGCACTTCAGAG CAGATAAATGAGTGTCAAAGAGTGTTTTCTGGAGAAGGTAGCAGCACGAGTCATCATCGTAGAATCTATAATCGGCGGATgttatcaaaacaaaagaagctCAATGAGAAAGAACATAAACTTTATACTTTGTGGGATCAGCCATCtgaggaggatgatgatgatgatgatgattcatggTCAGGAGGAGAGCGTCTTGTGTTGAGAGGTACTGATTCATCTCCTTTGGATAAACAGAAGCTGCGGAGGGAAGTCTCTGGAAGGAATAAGACTATGTTTGGAAGTAAAGGAGCTCAAAGTCATTCATCTAGAGTTCAGATGAGTGAAAAGGAGGAGAAATCACTCGCTGGAGCTCGTTTAGAAAACACTGTCCAGTTTAAGAAGAGGCTTGCTTCGATTGAAGAAGACAAGTTTCCACCTAGAAAGAATGTCAGAGAGCTTTCTCCTCGTGCAACTAGCATGAGAAAGTCGTCCCCACCATTTGTGACAAATGGCTGGAGAAGGCTATCTCTGCCTATGGTGGAGCTAAAGAAAGCTCGGTTGGATtcatcagaggaagaagaagaagaaagtgggAAATGGGAATCTGAAATGACACAAGAACGTGAACTATCATCAGATGATGATAGTCCTTCATTTAGTAGATacgatgacgatgatgatgacgacgaaGAAAGTAgtgatgaggaggaggaagatgataacaacaacaacaacaatgcaAGAGCCAATGTGTTGGACAAAAGCAATGATGAAGAAGCTACACCGTCTAATGAAACCATACCTACTAGCGAGAGAGCAATGTATTATTACTCTGAACAAGTTGAGGAAATGGCTTACGAGGAGGAGGATGTGAGGTTTGACTCTGAGGTAAGAGGTAAAGGAAGCTTGTTCGTAGAGGTTGATACCATTCCCATTCCAGGACCTCCTGGCTCGTTTCTACCTAGTCCCAGGGACATGTGCATCGATGAGAATCTTGGAAACTCGTCTGTTATCACAAGCCAGTTCCAGTCTTTCGACAGAAACTCCTCCGAATCACCTGTCTCAAACTTTGCATCCGATAGATTGAGTTTTAGTGCTCCATCTCATCACGAGACAAGTACTATTGATGACAAGACAGAACCACCTCCAAGACTTGAGAACAACGATCACGAGTCTTGTACTTGTTGTTGTTAccagagaaaagagagaatctCAGAAGGCATTGCTTTGAATCATCAAGCATCTCATCTACTGCAGAGAAGAGCTGAAGCTTATTCGTCAACAGCAATGAACTTAACCAAATCTTCTCCCACACGTTTGGATACAAACCATTCGTTTGAGCAGTCACCATACATGATCCAGCAAGAGTTAGATCTTCAGAGTAAATTCTCAAACAGAGCTGTTGTTGTGCCTCCGAGTCCTAACCCGGTTTTGCGGTTAATGGGAAAAGACTTGATGGTCATGAACCAAGTAGAAGAACCACACAAGGAAGAAGCATCTCGGGAAAGCTTAAAACCAACAACAAAGTTTCTTGATCCTCTTCCTTGGGGTGGAACGGGCTTATACTTCAACACGGATCTGTATTTAAGAAACGGTTTCGAGTCAACAACACATCAACTACCGACACCAAAAGCACAGCAACCACAAGATTCACCGTTCAGAAACAGTTTTGATCATGTGAGGAGGTACTAG
- the LOC130494759 gene encoding uncharacterized protein LOC130494759 isoform X2, producing MFLSTENPPNDPLSSSPSTSSLLHLTTSSSSDELGQTHLQNFSIRDYAYSNRKNKIKNNWPFSPKSLKLCSAHGLTDPLPPFETTASSSSGKQIVSHVHRGSDFAKLGVKGGCSQSRIIIKNGFDRSASVSKSKVETIVVAGTSNNNNKNNKKCGRGGLMVKSKEDTCGGGGGGLVMTTTTCPICKTFSSASNTTLNAHIDQCLSADSELPPVITTKPNKPRVEQCLSVAPPVSSTKPNKPRAKALMKVKTMDDIYATAKGCTLEDLDKRNGTKWASVLSHTNQVVADKSEVSTKKRKASPVGVGPVYIDDKGQKLRILTEFREKKTSSTTTQLREQYNEDGSKESSRSSRKARGGKKQYKYLKLTNLKASSTSEINECQRVFSGEGSSTSHHRRIYNRRMLSKQKKLNEKEHKLYTLWDQPSEEDDDDDDDSWSGGERLVLRGTDSSPLDKQKLRREVSGRNKTMFGSKGAQSHSSRVQMSEKEEKSLAGARLENTVQFKKRLASIEEDKFPPRKNVRELSPRATSMRKSSPPFVTNGWRRLSLPMVELKKARLDSSEEEEEESGKWESEMTQERELSSDDDSPSFSRYDDDDDDDEESSDEEEEDDNNNNNNARANVLDKSNDEEATPSNETIPTSERAMYYYSEQVEEMAYEEEDVRFDSEVRGKGSLFVEVDTIPIPGPPGSFLPSPRDMCIDENLGNSSVITSQFQSFDRNSSESPVSNFASDRLSFSAPSHHETSTIDDKTEPPPRLENNDHESCTCCCYQRKERISEGIALNHQASHLLQRRAEAYSSTAMNLTKSSPTRLDTNHSFEQSPYMIQQELDLQSKFSNRAVVVPPSPNPVLRLMGKDLMVMNQVEEPHKEEASRESLKPTTKFLDPLPWGGTGLYFNTDLYLRNGFESTTHQLPTPKAQQPQDSPFRNSFDHVRRY from the exons ATGTTCTTATCCACTGAGAACCCACCCAATGACCCACTATCATCTTCTCCTTCTACTTCCAGTTTATTACATCTcaccacttcttcttcttcagacgAGTTAGGTCAAACCCATCTCCAAAACTTCTCCATCAG AGATTACGCATATAGTAACCGGAAGAACAAGATCAAGAACAACTGGCCATTTTCTCCCAAAAGTCTCAAACTTTGTTCAGCTCACGGCTTAACTGATCCCTTGCCACCGTTTGAGACCACGGCTAGTTCATCATCAGGGAAGCAGATCGTATCTCATGTCCATAGAGGAAGTGATTTTGCCAAACTTGGTGTAAAAGGAGGCTGTAGCCAATCAAGGATCATCATCAAGAATGGTTTTGATAGGAGCGCAAGTGTTTCAAAGTCTAAAGTAGAGACGATAGTAGTAGCTGGTAcgagtaataataataacaagaaCAATAAAAAGTGTGGACGAGGTGGATTAATGGTGAAGTCCAAAGAAGATacttgtggtggtggtggtggtggccttGTGATGACGACGACAACATGTCCTATTTGCAAAACCTTCTCCTCAGCTTCCAACACCACTTTGAATGCTCACATCGATCAGTGTCTGTCTGCTGATTCAGAACTGCCACCTGTTATAACTACTAAGCCAAACAAGCCTAGAGTTGAACAGTGTCTGTCTGTTGCGCCACCGGTTAGTAGTACTAAGCCAAACAAGCCTAGAGCTAAGGCACTGATGAAAGTAAAAACGATGGATGATATTTACGCTACTGCCAAAGGATGCACATTAGAAGATCTTGACAAGAGAAATGGAACAAAGTGGGCGTCAGTTTTGAGTCATACGAATCAAGTTGTTGCTGATAAGTCTGAAGTGTCCACCAAGAAGCGGAAAGCTTCGCCTGTGGGCGTTGGTCCTGTTTATATTGATGACAAGGGACAGAAACTGCGGATTTTAACTGAGTTCAGGGAGAAGAAGACTTCTTCTACTACTACTCAGCTGAGAGAGCAGTATAACGAGGATGGTAGTAAAGAAAGCAGTAGAAGCTCAAGGAAGGCACGTGGAGGAAAGAAACAGTACAAGTATCTTAAACTAACAAATCTCAAAGCCAGCAGCACTTCAGAG ATAAATGAGTGTCAAAGAGTGTTTTCTGGAGAAGGTAGCAGCACGAGTCATCATCGTAGAATCTATAATCGGCGGATgttatcaaaacaaaagaagctCAATGAGAAAGAACATAAACTTTATACTTTGTGGGATCAGCCATCtgaggaggatgatgatgatgatgatgattcatggTCAGGAGGAGAGCGTCTTGTGTTGAGAGGTACTGATTCATCTCCTTTGGATAAACAGAAGCTGCGGAGGGAAGTCTCTGGAAGGAATAAGACTATGTTTGGAAGTAAAGGAGCTCAAAGTCATTCATCTAGAGTTCAGATGAGTGAAAAGGAGGAGAAATCACTCGCTGGAGCTCGTTTAGAAAACACTGTCCAGTTTAAGAAGAGGCTTGCTTCGATTGAAGAAGACAAGTTTCCACCTAGAAAGAATGTCAGAGAGCTTTCTCCTCGTGCAACTAGCATGAGAAAGTCGTCCCCACCATTTGTGACAAATGGCTGGAGAAGGCTATCTCTGCCTATGGTGGAGCTAAAGAAAGCTCGGTTGGATtcatcagaggaagaagaagaagaaagtgggAAATGGGAATCTGAAATGACACAAGAACGTGAACTATCATCAGATGATGATAGTCCTTCATTTAGTAGATacgatgacgatgatgatgacgacgaaGAAAGTAgtgatgaggaggaggaagatgataacaacaacaacaacaatgcaAGAGCCAATGTGTTGGACAAAAGCAATGATGAAGAAGCTACACCGTCTAATGAAACCATACCTACTAGCGAGAGAGCAATGTATTATTACTCTGAACAAGTTGAGGAAATGGCTTACGAGGAGGAGGATGTGAGGTTTGACTCTGAGGTAAGAGGTAAAGGAAGCTTGTTCGTAGAGGTTGATACCATTCCCATTCCAGGACCTCCTGGCTCGTTTCTACCTAGTCCCAGGGACATGTGCATCGATGAGAATCTTGGAAACTCGTCTGTTATCACAAGCCAGTTCCAGTCTTTCGACAGAAACTCCTCCGAATCACCTGTCTCAAACTTTGCATCCGATAGATTGAGTTTTAGTGCTCCATCTCATCACGAGACAAGTACTATTGATGACAAGACAGAACCACCTCCAAGACTTGAGAACAACGATCACGAGTCTTGTACTTGTTGTTGTTAccagagaaaagagagaatctCAGAAGGCATTGCTTTGAATCATCAAGCATCTCATCTACTGCAGAGAAGAGCTGAAGCTTATTCGTCAACAGCAATGAACTTAACCAAATCTTCTCCCACACGTTTGGATACAAACCATTCGTTTGAGCAGTCACCATACATGATCCAGCAAGAGTTAGATCTTCAGAGTAAATTCTCAAACAGAGCTGTTGTTGTGCCTCCGAGTCCTAACCCGGTTTTGCGGTTAATGGGAAAAGACTTGATGGTCATGAACCAAGTAGAAGAACCACACAAGGAAGAAGCATCTCGGGAAAGCTTAAAACCAACAACAAAGTTTCTTGATCCTCTTCCTTGGGGTGGAACGGGCTTATACTTCAACACGGATCTGTATTTAAGAAACGGTTTCGAGTCAACAACACATCAACTACCGACACCAAAAGCACAGCAACCACAAGATTCACCGTTCAGAAACAGTTTTGATCATGTGAGGAGGTACTAG